A genome region from Amblyraja radiata isolate CabotCenter1 chromosome 32, sAmbRad1.1.pri, whole genome shotgun sequence includes the following:
- the lhx2 gene encoding LIM/homeobox protein Lhx2 isoform X2 produces MTAHRRKEIGNPRRKDSTIRIYLTMPSISGDRPALCAGCGGKISDRYYLLAVDKQWHMRCLKCCECKLALESELTCFAKDGSIYCKEDYYRRFSVQRCARCHLGISASEMVMRARDLVYHLNCFTCTTCNKMLATGDHFGMKDTLVYCRIHFETLVQGDFQAHFNHTDVGSKGGAALGLPFYNGLNTVPKGRPRKRKSPGPGGDLAAYNAALSCNENDGEHLDREQQYPPTQKTKRMRTSFKHHQLRTMKSYFAINHNPDAKDLKQLAQKTGLTKRVLQVWFQNARAKFRRNLLRQENAGGDKASDGTSLQAGTPSGPASEISNASLSPSSTSTTLTDLTNPSMPTVTSVLTSVPGSLEAPDSRSPTQTTLTNLF; encoded by the exons ACCATGCCGTCCATTAGCGGCGACAGGCCGGCTCTGTGCGCAGGCTGTGGGGGCAAGATCTCGGACCGCTATTATCTACTGGCGGTGGACAAGCAGTGGCATATGCGCTGCCTCAAATGCTGTGAATGTAAACTGGCTCTGGAGTCCGAACTGACCTGCTTCGCCAAGGATGGCAGCATCTATTGCAAGGAAGATTACTACAg GAGATTCTCCGTGCAAAGGTGCGCCAGGTGTCACCTCGGCATCTCAGCTTCGGAGATGGTGATGCGAGCCAGAGACTTGGTCTACCACTTGAACTGTTTCACATGCACGACGTGCAACAAGATGTTGGCGACAGGAGATCACTTTGGCATGAAGGACACCCTGGTCTACTGCAGGATTCATTTCGAGACTCTGGTTCAGGGCGATTTTCAGGCTCACTTCAACCACACGGACGTGGGCTCCAAGGGTGGCGCCGCTCTGGGTCTACCCTTCTACAATGGTCTGAACACTGTGCCCAAGGGCCGGCCCCGCAAGAGGAAGAGCCCGGGGCCTGGAGGAGATCTGGCAGCATATAACGCAG CATTGAGTTGTAATGAAAATGATGGTGAACACTTGGACAGAGAGCAGCAGTACCCGCCCACGCAGAAGACAAAACGCATGCGCACCTCGTTCAAACATCATCAGCTGAGGACCATGAAGTCTTATTTTGCCATAAATCACAACCCCGATGCGAAGGACCTCAAGCAACTAGCACAGAAAACCGGGCTGACAAAGCGCGTCTTGCAG GTGTGGTTCCAAAATGCAAGAGCAAAATTCAGGAGGAATCTTTTACGGCAGGAAAATGCAGGGGGTGACAAAGCGTCTGATGGCACGTCGCTGCAAGCAGGAACGCCGTCCGGCCCGGCATCGGAAATCTCCAACGCCTCTCTTAGCCCTTCGAGCACCTCCACGACATTAACTGACTTGACTAATCCTTCTATGCCAACCGTGACATCCGTTTTAACGTCAGTGCCTGGCAGCCTTGAAGCGCCCGACTCGCGAAGCCCCACACAAACTACTCTCACAAACCTTTTCTGA
- the lhx2 gene encoding LIM/homeobox protein Lhx2 isoform X3, whose protein sequence is MDEELMRAPSSTMQTMPSISGDRPALCAGCGGKISDRYYLLAVDKQWHMRCLKCCECKLALESELTCFAKDGSIYCKEDYYRRFSVQRCARCHLGISASEMVMRARDLVYHLNCFTCTTCNKMLATGDHFGMKDTLVYCRIHFETLVQGDFQAHFNHTDVGSKGGAALGLPFYNGLNTVPKGRPRKRKSPGPGGDLAAYNAALSCNENDGEHLDREQQYPPTQKTKRMRTSFKHHQLRTMKSYFAINHNPDAKDLKQLAQKTGLTKRVLQVWFQNARAKFRRNLLRQENAGGDKASDGTSLQAGTPSGPASEISNASLSPSSTSTTLTDLTNPSMPTVTSVLTSVPGSLEAPDSRSPTQTTLTNLF, encoded by the exons ACCATGCCGTCCATTAGCGGCGACAGGCCGGCTCTGTGCGCAGGCTGTGGGGGCAAGATCTCGGACCGCTATTATCTACTGGCGGTGGACAAGCAGTGGCATATGCGCTGCCTCAAATGCTGTGAATGTAAACTGGCTCTGGAGTCCGAACTGACCTGCTTCGCCAAGGATGGCAGCATCTATTGCAAGGAAGATTACTACAg GAGATTCTCCGTGCAAAGGTGCGCCAGGTGTCACCTCGGCATCTCAGCTTCGGAGATGGTGATGCGAGCCAGAGACTTGGTCTACCACTTGAACTGTTTCACATGCACGACGTGCAACAAGATGTTGGCGACAGGAGATCACTTTGGCATGAAGGACACCCTGGTCTACTGCAGGATTCATTTCGAGACTCTGGTTCAGGGCGATTTTCAGGCTCACTTCAACCACACGGACGTGGGCTCCAAGGGTGGCGCCGCTCTGGGTCTACCCTTCTACAATGGTCTGAACACTGTGCCCAAGGGCCGGCCCCGCAAGAGGAAGAGCCCGGGGCCTGGAGGAGATCTGGCAGCATATAACGCAG CATTGAGTTGTAATGAAAATGATGGTGAACACTTGGACAGAGAGCAGCAGTACCCGCCCACGCAGAAGACAAAACGCATGCGCACCTCGTTCAAACATCATCAGCTGAGGACCATGAAGTCTTATTTTGCCATAAATCACAACCCCGATGCGAAGGACCTCAAGCAACTAGCACAGAAAACCGGGCTGACAAAGCGCGTCTTGCAG GTGTGGTTCCAAAATGCAAGAGCAAAATTCAGGAGGAATCTTTTACGGCAGGAAAATGCAGGGGGTGACAAAGCGTCTGATGGCACGTCGCTGCAAGCAGGAACGCCGTCCGGCCCGGCATCGGAAATCTCCAACGCCTCTCTTAGCCCTTCGAGCACCTCCACGACATTAACTGACTTGACTAATCCTTCTATGCCAACCGTGACATCCGTTTTAACGTCAGTGCCTGGCAGCCTTGAAGCGCCCGACTCGCGAAGCCCCACACAAACTACTCTCACAAACCTTTTCTGA
- the lhx2 gene encoding LIM/homeobox protein Lhx2 isoform X4 encodes MPSISGDRPALCAGCGGKISDRYYLLAVDKQWHMRCLKCCECKLALESELTCFAKDGSIYCKEDYYRRFSVQRCARCHLGISASEMVMRARDLVYHLNCFTCTTCNKMLATGDHFGMKDTLVYCRIHFETLVQGDFQAHFNHTDVGSKGGAALGLPFYNGLNTVPKGRPRKRKSPGPGGDLAAYNAALSCNENDGEHLDREQQYPPTQKTKRMRTSFKHHQLRTMKSYFAINHNPDAKDLKQLAQKTGLTKRVLQVWFQNARAKFRRNLLRQENAGGDKASDGTSLQAGTPSGPASEISNASLSPSSTSTTLTDLTNPSMPTVTSVLTSVPGSLEAPDSRSPTQTTLTNLF; translated from the exons ATGCCGTCCATTAGCGGCGACAGGCCGGCTCTGTGCGCAGGCTGTGGGGGCAAGATCTCGGACCGCTATTATCTACTGGCGGTGGACAAGCAGTGGCATATGCGCTGCCTCAAATGCTGTGAATGTAAACTGGCTCTGGAGTCCGAACTGACCTGCTTCGCCAAGGATGGCAGCATCTATTGCAAGGAAGATTACTACAg GAGATTCTCCGTGCAAAGGTGCGCCAGGTGTCACCTCGGCATCTCAGCTTCGGAGATGGTGATGCGAGCCAGAGACTTGGTCTACCACTTGAACTGTTTCACATGCACGACGTGCAACAAGATGTTGGCGACAGGAGATCACTTTGGCATGAAGGACACCCTGGTCTACTGCAGGATTCATTTCGAGACTCTGGTTCAGGGCGATTTTCAGGCTCACTTCAACCACACGGACGTGGGCTCCAAGGGTGGCGCCGCTCTGGGTCTACCCTTCTACAATGGTCTGAACACTGTGCCCAAGGGCCGGCCCCGCAAGAGGAAGAGCCCGGGGCCTGGAGGAGATCTGGCAGCATATAACGCAG CATTGAGTTGTAATGAAAATGATGGTGAACACTTGGACAGAGAGCAGCAGTACCCGCCCACGCAGAAGACAAAACGCATGCGCACCTCGTTCAAACATCATCAGCTGAGGACCATGAAGTCTTATTTTGCCATAAATCACAACCCCGATGCGAAGGACCTCAAGCAACTAGCACAGAAAACCGGGCTGACAAAGCGCGTCTTGCAG GTGTGGTTCCAAAATGCAAGAGCAAAATTCAGGAGGAATCTTTTACGGCAGGAAAATGCAGGGGGTGACAAAGCGTCTGATGGCACGTCGCTGCAAGCAGGAACGCCGTCCGGCCCGGCATCGGAAATCTCCAACGCCTCTCTTAGCCCTTCGAGCACCTCCACGACATTAACTGACTTGACTAATCCTTCTATGCCAACCGTGACATCCGTTTTAACGTCAGTGCCTGGCAGCCTTGAAGCGCCCGACTCGCGAAGCCCCACACAAACTACTCTCACAAACCTTTTCTGA